A window of the Streptomyces luomodiensis genome harbors these coding sequences:
- a CDS encoding alpha/beta hydrolase: MQGDSYVRRTALFGVVGGVITGALITGALAAPTAGASERIPGGAAEARGVAVAAAKAAKKGIDWADCPADWGLAKPIQCGYVTVPLDYAKPGGRTIKLAVDRVANTGTADERQGSLIYNPGGPGGSGLRFPTRVTNENPLWTKVSKAYDFVGFDPRGVGHSAPISCVDPQEYAKAPKLDPVPDSEADKRVQRTLAREYAKGCEERSGWMLPHMTTPNTARDIDVIRAALGDKKLNYLGVSYGTYIGGVYATLFPTHVRRLIVDSVVNPSREKIWYQANLDQDVAFETRWNDWKAWVAENDAAYHIGDTPAKVQKQWEKLRATAKKSPIGGVVGPAELLGFFQSAPYYDSSWATVAQVWSDYLAGDETALVEAAGPDLSDTAGNIASENGNAVYTAVECADAKWPTSWAKWDRDNTRLDRDYPFLTWSNAWMNLPCATWGSKQHTPLEVGAAKGLPKTLIVQSTRDAATPYEGAVELHKRLKGSRLITEKDAGSHGVTGLVNACVNDRVDAYLLKGTVDAKDVTCAPHATPVPAKSGAAAKDAKAAKEAAAAAVVK, translated from the coding sequence ATGCAGGGGGATTCCTACGTGAGACGCACAGCACTCTTCGGCGTGGTCGGCGGTGTGATCACCGGTGCGCTGATAACCGGTGCGCTGGCCGCCCCGACGGCCGGGGCCTCGGAGCGGATTCCGGGAGGGGCCGCCGAGGCCCGTGGGGTGGCGGTGGCCGCGGCCAAGGCCGCCAAGAAGGGCATCGACTGGGCGGACTGCCCGGCCGACTGGGGGCTGGCCAAGCCGATTCAGTGCGGCTATGTCACCGTGCCGCTCGACTACGCCAAGCCGGGCGGCCGCACCATCAAGCTCGCCGTGGACCGCGTCGCCAACACCGGTACCGCCGATGAGCGGCAGGGTTCGCTGATCTACAACCCGGGCGGGCCCGGCGGCTCCGGGCTCCGCTTCCCGACCCGGGTCACCAACGAGAACCCGCTGTGGACGAAGGTCTCGAAGGCGTACGACTTCGTCGGCTTCGACCCGCGCGGGGTGGGCCACTCCGCGCCCATCTCCTGTGTGGATCCCCAGGAGTACGCCAAGGCGCCCAAGCTCGACCCGGTGCCCGACAGCGAGGCGGACAAGCGCGTCCAGCGCACGCTGGCCCGGGAGTACGCCAAGGGGTGCGAGGAGCGCAGCGGCTGGATGCTGCCGCATATGACGACGCCCAACACCGCCCGTGACATCGACGTCATCCGGGCCGCGCTCGGCGACAAGAAGCTCAACTACCTGGGCGTGTCCTACGGAACGTACATCGGCGGGGTCTACGCGACGCTCTTCCCGACCCATGTGCGCCGGCTGATCGTGGACAGCGTGGTCAACCCCTCCCGGGAGAAGATCTGGTACCAGGCCAATCTGGACCAGGACGTCGCCTTCGAGACGCGCTGGAACGACTGGAAGGCGTGGGTCGCCGAGAACGACGCCGCCTACCACATCGGCGACACCCCGGCGAAGGTCCAGAAGCAGTGGGAGAAGCTGCGCGCGACCGCCAAGAAGAGTCCCATCGGCGGCGTCGTGGGCCCGGCCGAGCTGCTCGGGTTCTTCCAGAGCGCCCCGTACTACGACTCCTCATGGGCCACGGTCGCCCAGGTGTGGAGCGACTACCTCGCCGGTGACGAGACGGCCCTGGTCGAGGCCGCGGGCCCCGATCTGTCCGACACCGCGGGCAACATCGCCTCGGAGAACGGCAACGCCGTCTACACCGCCGTGGAGTGCGCCGACGCCAAGTGGCCGACCAGCTGGGCGAAGTGGGACCGGGACAACACCCGGCTGGACCGCGACTACCCCTTCCTCACCTGGTCCAACGCCTGGATGAACCTGCCGTGCGCCACCTGGGGCAGCAAGCAGCACACCCCGCTGGAGGTGGGGGCCGCCAAGGGGCTGCCCAAGACGCTGATCGTGCAGAGCACCCGTGACGCCGCGACCCCGTACGAGGGCGCGGTGGAGCTGCACAAGCGGCTGAAGGGTTCGCGTCTGATCACCGAGAAGGACGCCGGTTCGCACGGCGTCACCGGTCTGGTCAACGCGTGCGTCAACGACCGGGTGGACGCCTACCTGCTCAAGGGCACGGTGGACGCCAAGGACGTGACCTGCGCCCCGCACGCCACGCCGGTACCCGCGAAGTCCGGCGCGGCCGCGAAGGACGCGAAGGCCGCCAAGGAGGCGGCCGCCGCGGCGGTCGTCAAGTAG
- a CDS encoding urease accessory protein UreD, producing the protein MTPSGRCPAREAPNTGRGADFPGTTTATPGTTATPGTTANSGTGVRAVARLRAEADGRGGTALPVLAGDGPLALRRTRATSGQARVTVVGAMSAPLGGDRIALEATAGVGTRLRVGSAAATIALPGRTAEPAHYDIRLTVADGAVLHWLPEPLISAHGSDLRMTTRVDLAATARLVLREEQILGRTGESPGRLTSRLTVHRAGRTLLDQELRHGPGAPGWDGGAVLGGHRAVGQLLVADPVYDTHPVEPRPLAETAVLTPLAGPAVLVTALAPDALRLRRILDEATAALGLMFTS; encoded by the coding sequence ATGACCCCCTCCGGGCGCTGCCCGGCGCGAGAAGCCCCGAACACGGGGCGCGGTGCGGACTTCCCAGGCACGACGACGGCCACCCCAGGTACGACGGCCACCCCAGGCACAACGGCCAACTCGGGCACGGGCGTACGGGCCGTCGCGCGGCTGCGGGCCGAGGCGGACGGACGCGGCGGCACCGCGCTGCCCGTGCTCGCCGGGGACGGCCCGCTCGCCCTGCGCCGCACCCGGGCCACCAGCGGCCAGGCGCGCGTCACGGTGGTCGGCGCGATGAGCGCGCCCCTCGGCGGCGACCGGATCGCCCTGGAGGCGACGGCCGGCGTGGGCACCCGGCTGCGCGTCGGCTCCGCCGCGGCCACGATCGCCCTGCCCGGCCGGACGGCCGAGCCCGCCCACTACGACATCCGGCTGACCGTCGCCGACGGCGCGGTCCTGCACTGGCTGCCCGAGCCCCTGATCTCCGCCCACGGCAGCGATCTGCGCATGACCACCCGCGTCGACCTCGCGGCCACCGCCCGCCTGGTCCTGCGCGAGGAGCAGATCCTGGGCCGTACCGGCGAATCCCCGGGCCGGCTGACCTCCCGCCTCACCGTCCACCGGGCCGGCCGCACCCTCCTCGACCAGGAACTTCGCCACGGCCCCGGCGCCCCGGGCTGGGACGGCGGCGCGGTACTCGGCGGCCATCGCGCGGTGGGGCAACTCCTCGTGGCCGACCCGGTGTACGACACCCACCCCGTCGAGCCCCGGCCGCTCGCCGAAACCGCCGTCCTCACCCCCCTGGCCGGGCCCGCCGTCCTGGTCACCGCGCTGGCGCCGGACGCCCTCCGGCTCCGCCGGATCCTCGACGAGGCGACCGCTGCCCTTGGGTTGATGTTCACGTCTTGA
- the ureG gene encoding urease accessory protein UreG, with the protein MHLDHADTYPQRHTHGAAEPHRPDGTRRALRIGLGGPVGSGKTATVAALCRVLRDQLSIAVVTNDIYTREDADFLLRNAVLPTARITAVETGACPHTAIRDDISANLEAVEDLEETVGPLDLVLVESGGDNLTATFSKGLVDAQVFVIDVAGGDDIPRKGGPGVTTADLLVVNKTDLAPYVGSDLERMARDAKAQRGALPVVFTSLVAEDGVRPIADWVRERLTAWTAAPA; encoded by the coding sequence ATGCATCTCGACCACGCGGACACCTACCCCCAGCGCCACACCCACGGCGCCGCCGAACCACACCGCCCCGACGGCACCCGCCGGGCGCTGCGCATCGGCCTCGGCGGACCGGTGGGCTCGGGCAAGACCGCGACCGTCGCCGCACTGTGCCGGGTGCTGCGCGACCAGCTCTCCATCGCCGTGGTCACCAATGACATCTACACCCGTGAGGACGCCGACTTCCTGCTGCGCAACGCGGTACTGCCGACGGCCCGCATCACCGCCGTGGAGACCGGTGCCTGTCCGCACACCGCGATCCGCGACGACATCTCCGCCAACCTGGAGGCGGTCGAGGACCTCGAGGAGACGGTGGGCCCGCTCGACCTGGTCCTCGTCGAGTCCGGCGGCGACAACCTCACCGCGACCTTCTCCAAGGGCCTGGTCGACGCGCAGGTGTTCGTCATCGACGTCGCGGGCGGCGACGACATCCCCCGCAAGGGCGGCCCCGGTGTGACCACCGCCGATCTGCTCGTGGTCAACAAGACCGACCTCGCCCCCTACGTCGGCTCCGACCTGGAGCGCATGGCCCGGGACGCCAAGGCCCAGCGCGGTGCGCTCCCCGTCGTCTTCACCTCCCTGGTCGCCGAGGACGGCGTCCGCCCGATCGCCGACTGGGTCCGCGAACGCCTCACCGCCTGGACGGCGGCCCCGGCATGA
- a CDS encoding urease accessory protein UreF — protein sequence MLILTDGRFPAGGHAHSGGAEAAVAAGRIHDPASLEAFCRGRLHTAGLTAAGLAAAAAAGLDPLTLDEAADVRTPAPALRTTARRLGRQLIRAARATWPSPELDALAAARPRGAHQPVVLGLAARAAGLGPRDAAYAAGYEAVSGPATATVRLLSLDPFDATAVLARLAPELDRIAARAAEAARRALDEGPGALPAASAPLLDITAEQHATWSVRLFAS from the coding sequence CTGCTCATCCTCACCGACGGCCGCTTCCCGGCCGGAGGCCATGCCCACTCCGGCGGCGCCGAGGCCGCCGTCGCGGCGGGCCGGATCCACGACCCGGCCTCCCTGGAGGCGTTCTGCCGGGGCCGGCTGCACACCGCCGGGCTCACCGCGGCCGGGCTCGCCGCCGCGGCCGCCGCCGGGCTCGACCCGCTCACGCTCGACGAGGCGGCGGACGTCCGTACCCCCGCCCCCGCGCTGCGCACGACCGCACGGCGGCTCGGCCGCCAGCTGATCCGCGCCGCCCGCGCCACCTGGCCGTCGCCCGAACTGGACGCCCTGGCCGCCGCCCGGCCGCGCGGGGCGCACCAGCCCGTGGTGCTCGGACTCGCCGCGCGCGCCGCCGGCCTGGGGCCGCGGGACGCCGCGTACGCCGCCGGGTACGAGGCGGTGAGCGGGCCCGCCACCGCGACCGTACGGCTGCTGAGCCTGGACCCCTTCGACGCCACCGCCGTCCTGGCCCGCCTCGCCCCCGAACTCGACCGGATCGCGGCGCGGGCCGCCGAGGCGGCGCGGCGGGCCCTCGACGAGGGTCCGGGCGCGCTGCCCGCCGCCTCCGCACCGCTGCTCGACATCACCGCCGAACAGCACGCCACCTGGTCCGTACGCCTCTTCGCCTCGTAA
- a CDS encoding urease subunit alpha has translation MAELDRAGYADLFGPTTGDRIRLADTDLLIEIEEDRSGGPGRAGDEAVFGGGKVIRESMGQSRATRAEGTPDTVITGAVVLDHWGVVKADIGLRDGRITGIGKAGNPDTMDGVHPDLVIGPETEVIAGNGRILTAGAIDAHVHFISPTIVDQALSCGITTLVGGGTGPAEGTKATTVTPGPWHLARMFEALEGYPVNIGLLGKGNTVSREAMWSQLRGGALGFKIHEDWGATPAAIDACLGVCEESGAQLAIHTDTLNEAGFVGDTLAAIAGRSIHAYHTEGAGGGHAPDIITVVSQPNVLPSSTNPTRPHTVNTVEEHLDMLMVCHHLNPAVPEDLAFAESRIRPSTIAAEDVLHDLGAISIISSDAQAMGRVGEVVLRTWQTAHVMKRRRGALPGDGRADNHRARRYVAKYTINPAVAQGLDGEIGSVETGKLADLVLWEPAFFGVKPHLVIKGGQIAYAQMGDANASIPTPQPVLPRPMFGALGRAAATGSVNFVTQTALDDGLVDRLDLGKRFAAIRGTRGVTKADMRENDALPRVEVDPDTFTVTIDGEPVESAPATELPMAQRYFLF, from the coding sequence ATGGCTGAGCTCGACCGCGCGGGATACGCCGATCTCTTCGGCCCGACGACGGGGGATCGTATACGGCTCGCCGACACCGACCTGCTCATCGAGATCGAGGAGGACCGCAGCGGCGGACCCGGCCGGGCCGGGGACGAGGCGGTCTTCGGCGGCGGCAAGGTGATCCGGGAATCCATGGGCCAGTCCCGCGCCACCCGCGCCGAGGGCACCCCCGACACCGTGATCACCGGCGCCGTCGTGCTCGACCACTGGGGCGTCGTCAAGGCGGACATCGGCCTGCGTGACGGCCGTATCACCGGTATCGGCAAGGCCGGGAACCCCGACACCATGGACGGCGTCCATCCCGACCTCGTCATCGGCCCCGAAACCGAGGTCATCGCGGGCAACGGCAGGATCCTCACCGCGGGCGCCATCGACGCCCATGTCCACTTCATCTCCCCGACCATCGTGGACCAGGCGCTCTCCTGCGGGATCACCACCCTGGTGGGCGGCGGCACCGGACCCGCCGAGGGCACCAAGGCGACCACCGTCACCCCCGGCCCCTGGCACCTTGCCCGGATGTTCGAGGCGTTGGAGGGGTATCCGGTCAACATCGGACTCCTCGGCAAGGGCAACACCGTCTCGCGCGAGGCGATGTGGTCCCAACTGCGCGGCGGCGCCCTCGGCTTCAAGATCCATGAGGACTGGGGGGCCACCCCCGCCGCCATCGACGCCTGTCTCGGCGTCTGCGAGGAGAGCGGCGCCCAGCTCGCCATCCACACCGACACCCTCAACGAGGCGGGCTTCGTCGGCGACACCCTCGCCGCCATCGCCGGGCGCTCCATCCACGCGTACCACACCGAGGGCGCGGGCGGCGGACACGCACCCGACATCATCACCGTGGTCTCCCAGCCGAACGTGCTGCCCAGCTCCACCAATCCGACCCGCCCGCACACCGTCAACACCGTCGAGGAACACCTCGACATGCTGATGGTCTGCCACCACCTCAACCCGGCCGTCCCCGAGGACCTCGCCTTCGCCGAGTCCCGCATCCGGCCCAGCACCATCGCCGCCGAGGACGTGCTGCACGACCTCGGCGCGATCTCGATCATCTCCTCCGACGCCCAGGCCATGGGACGGGTGGGCGAGGTCGTGCTGCGCACCTGGCAGACCGCGCACGTCATGAAGCGGCGCCGCGGCGCCCTCCCCGGCGATGGCCGCGCCGACAACCACCGGGCACGTCGCTACGTCGCCAAATACACCATCAACCCGGCGGTGGCCCAGGGCCTGGACGGGGAGATCGGCTCGGTCGAGACCGGGAAGCTCGCCGACCTCGTGCTGTGGGAACCGGCGTTCTTCGGCGTCAAACCACACCTGGTGATCAAGGGCGGGCAGATCGCCTACGCGCAGATGGGCGACGCCAACGCCTCCATCCCGACCCCGCAGCCGGTCCTGCCGCGCCCCATGTTCGGCGCGCTCGGCCGCGCGGCGGCCACGGGCTCGGTCAACTTCGTGACCCAGACGGCCCTCGACGACGGTCTCGTGGACCGGCTGGACCTCGGCAAGCGGTTCGCCGCCATTCGTGGCACACGCGGCGTCACCAAGGCGGACATGCGGGAGAACGACGCCCTGCCACGGGTCGAGGTCGACCCCGACACCTTCACGGTGACCATCGACGGCGAGCCCGTGGAATCGGCCCCGGCGACCGAACTCCCCATGGCCCAGCGGTACTTCCTCTTCTGA
- a CDS encoding urease subunit beta, with protein sequence MIPGEILYADEPVTCNEGRPVTRLTVLNAADRPVQVGSHYHFAEANPGLDFDRAAAHGKRLDIAAGTAVRFEPGIPVEVALVPIAGARIVPGLRGETKGPLDG encoded by the coding sequence GTGATCCCCGGAGAGATCCTCTACGCCGATGAGCCGGTGACCTGCAACGAGGGGCGGCCGGTCACCCGTCTCACCGTGCTCAACGCCGCCGACCGGCCCGTCCAGGTCGGCTCCCACTACCACTTCGCCGAGGCCAACCCCGGGCTCGACTTCGACCGCGCCGCCGCCCACGGCAAGCGGCTGGACATCGCCGCGGGCACCGCCGTGCGCTTCGAACCGGGCATCCCCGTCGAGGTGGCCCTGGTCCCGATCGCGGGGGCCCGGATCGTGCCGGGGCTCAGGGGCGAGACGAAAGGACCGCTCGATGGCTGA
- a CDS encoding urease subunit gamma — protein MRLTPHEQERLLIHVAADVAEKRRARGVLLNHPEATALITAHILEGARDGRGVAELMASGRQVLTRDEVMEGVPEMLHDVQVEATFPDGTKLVTVHQPIA, from the coding sequence ATGCGATTGACCCCGCATGAGCAGGAACGTCTGCTCATCCATGTGGCCGCCGACGTGGCCGAGAAGCGACGGGCCCGAGGCGTGCTCCTCAACCACCCCGAGGCGACGGCGCTGATCACCGCGCACATCCTGGAGGGCGCCCGCGACGGCCGCGGCGTCGCCGAGCTGATGGCCTCCGGCCGCCAGGTGCTCACCCGTGACGAGGTCATGGAGGGCGTCCCCGAAATGCTCCACGACGTCCAGGTCGAGGCCACCTTCCCCGATGGCACCAAGCTCGTCACCGTCCATCAGCCGATCGCCTGA